TTTAATAATTAATGAGAATGCAAAATTCTGATGGAATCATTATCATACTATCATATCCTGATACAATTGTAAGACCTGCATATTGGGAACCTTCAAGTAAAATTTGGCCACTAATTGGTATTGGAGGTAAACATGCTGTACAAGCTGGTCATGCTGCATTATTATTGATAAAAAAAGAGCAATCTGAAATTAATTATTTCGATTTTGGAAGATATATTACTACTTATGGAAATGGTCGGGTTCGCTGTAAAGAAACAGATCCTGATGTTTCTATATCGATAAAAGCTAAGTTTGAAGATGGGAAACTAATCAACTTAAAAGAAATTTTACTTTGGATAGAAAATCACCCAGAAAAAACACATGGTGATGGTAGATTAGTTGCAAGCATGCATGATGAAATCGATTTTGAGAAAGCGAACGATTTTATCCATCAACTAATCGATGAAAAAGAAATTCCTTATGGAGCTTTTATAAAACTAGGAACTAATTGTGCAAGGTTTGTTACAGATACCATTATTGCTTCTTCAGTAAATAAAAAGATTGGTAAACAATTAAAAAAATCAAATTTTTTAACGCCTAGTCCTATTGGAAATGTAATTAAGGGAACTACAAACAATAACATACATATAATTCACAATCAATCTTTTAATCACTATAAAAATAGATCTATAGTTAAAGAATATAAAGCTTCTTTTTTAAAAAAATTTGTAGGTGGACCTAACTTAATTGGAACAGAATTGCCTAATAAAAAAGTTTTCGAATTAGAAAACGGAACTTGGTTAGGTGGAATT
The window above is part of the Polaribacter sp. SA4-12 genome. Proteins encoded here:
- a CDS encoding DUF6695 family protein; protein product: MQNSDGIIIILSYPDTIVRPAYWEPSSKIWPLIGIGGKHAVQAGHAALLLIKKEQSEINYFDFGRYITTYGNGRVRCKETDPDVSISIKAKFEDGKLINLKEILLWIENHPEKTHGDGRLVASMHDEIDFEKANDFIHQLIDEKEIPYGAFIKLGTNCARFVTDTIIASSVNKKIGKQLKKSNFLTPSPIGNVIKGTTNNNIHIIHNQSFNHYKNRSIVKEYKASFLKKFVGGPNLIGTELPNKKVFELENGTWLGGIGSGAWFKIEEQIETETYKISRYNPEGVKDFEANFVIDKTCFNHQKEHQFLHPTNCREAIVNQNNKVYTLQID